The stretch of DNA ATGAACTGCCCGACTCATCCCCGGTCGTTGTCAGCCGCTCAGGGTTCTGTGGATGCCATGCTCGAAGTGGTCCGCGACGGCGCGCTGTATCGTCAGCGCGAAAGGAGGCCTTGTGAAGCTCATTGAGTGTGTCCCCAATTTCAGCGAGGGGCGGGACCGGACCGTCATCGGGGAAATCACGGATGCCGTGGGGCGGGTTGAGGGTGTCCGGCTGCTGGACGTCGACCCGGGGGCAGCCACCAATCGCACGGTAGTGACGTTCGTCGGACCTCCGGAGGCAGTCGAGCGGGCCGCATTCTCGGCAATCAAGCGCGCCTCTGAACTGATAGACATGCGCACCCATCATGGAGAGCACCCGCGAATGGGGGCGACCGACGTTTGCCCCTTTGTTCCGCTCGAAGGAGCGTCGATGGGCGATTGCATCGAGATCGCCAGACGGCTCGGCGAGCGGGTTGGACGCGAGCTAGCGATTCCGGTCTTCCTCTACGAGCATGCCGCTCCGGAGGGTCGCCGGTCGCTGGCCGATGTCCGGCGGGGCGAATATGAGGGTCTCCAGCATCGAGCGCAAACACCAGATTTCGGTCCGACCTACAACGCCTCCGCCGGAGCCACTGCAATCGGCGCACGGCAGTTCCTCATTGCGTACAACGTCAACCTCAATACCAAGGACCGCCGGCTCGCCCATCGGATAGCCCAGGCCGTACGAGAGCTCGGCACGCCCCAGCGCAACGAAGACGGCACAGTCCAGAAGGATGCCAACGGACAGACCGTGTTCGAACCTGGCCGGTTCAAGGAGGTCAAGGGCGTCGGCTGGTATATCGACGAATACCGGCGAGCGCAGGTGTCGCTCAATCTGACCGATTTCTCGGAGTCGCCCCTGCATCTCGTCTTCGACGCCTGTCGAGAAGAGGCCGCCAAACTCGGGCTTCGGGTGACCGGTAGTGAGCTGATAGGGCTGGTGCCCCGCCGAGCCCTCCTCGCCGCAGGTGACCACTACCTGACGGCCCAGGGGGCAACGACGGGCGCCCCGGAAGCCGAACGCATCCAGACTGCCGTCCTCTCGCTGGGATTGAATGAACTGGCGCCGTTCGACCCGAACACCAAGATCATCGAGTATGCCTTCGCCGATCGGCCCGGAGGTCTGGCAGGCTTGCCCGTTGCCTCTTTCGTGGACGAGCTCTCCACCGCCACGCCGGCTCCCGGTGGAGGGAGTGCCGCTGCGCTAGCGGGTGCCCTCGGCGCCGCGCTCTCCGCAATGGTGGCGTCGCTCACCTACGCCAAGCAGGGTATGGAATCAGAACGCCCGGAGATGCAAGACCTCGGCATCACTGCTCAGGATCTCAAAGACTGGTTTGTTTCTGCGATCGATCGCGACACTGATGCATTCAATGCCGTCCTCAGCGCCAGGCGTCTGCCGCGCTCAACACCGGCGGAAACCGAGTACCGCCTGGCGGCGATAGCAGCGGCGGACCTCGGTGCAACCCTGGTTCCACTCGAAGTGCTCGAACGAAGCGTCGACGCACTCGAACTGATCTTGACGGCAGCCAGGAGAGGCAATCCGACGTCTGTCACCGACGCCGGTGTCGGTGGGTGGTGCGGGCTGGCCGCTGCGGAGGGTGCTTCCATGAACGTGCGGGTCAACCTGAACGGACTCGGGGGTGAACACGCCGGACTTCTCCAACGTCACGACACAGCACTCCGCAAGGCGCGAGAACTCGCCGCCGAGATCACGCGGTCGGTAGAGGAACGCCTATGAACGAATTGGTACCCGGGTTGTCGGGGTCCCACCAGGCCGTCGTGGCAGAAGCCGATACCGCCATTGCCCTCGGGAGCGGATCGGTGCCGGTTCTAGCTACTCCGCGCCTCGTTGCCTGGTTGGAAGCGGCAGCCGTTGCCGCCCTCGCCTGCGCCATCCCGGACGGCTCTACCACCGTGGGAACCCACATCGATCTTCGACACACGGCACCTACGGCCGTCGGTCGGCAGGTCGACGTCGTCGCCACCGTCTCCTCAGTAGAAGGGCGCACGATCGCGTTTGAACTTCAGGCCCAAGACGGCGGCAAACCAATCGCCTCCGGTCTGCATCTCCGCGTAATCGTCGACGCGGAGAGGTTCCTCAACAGCCTTTGATCAGGCCTTGCCGGGCCATTCGCTGACTGGATACGACGCCACGGGAACTACTACGGAATTAGCGAACTTGTCATGCCAGGTCTGCTTTTCGGGATCCCACAGCATCCAGAGGTAACCGATGAAGCACGCAATACCCGACACGATCTTTCCGATCACCCGGATGAAGGCGCCGGCGTAGCCGATGCTGGTTCCGGTCTGCATTCCGACAACCCTGATCGACATCGCTCGCTTGCCAACGGTCTGTCCCGAGGGGCTTCCCTCCAAATACACGTAGTAGCCGTAGCTGACTACCGCCCCGATGAACGATCCGAAGAGACCTACCCTGCTGAGAATCCCGGTAGCCACGCCAACCACAACCGCATCGATGATGGCGGCAATGAGCCTCTCACCGAAGCTCGCTCTCGGGCCTGAAGGTGCTGCGGGTACTGTCATGCTCTCTCCCTTGTTAGATGAACCCGTATCTCGACAACTCGAACGCCCACATCGCACCGAGGGACACAAGGACGAACGGCATGGAAACCCTTACGCTGGTCGGTCGGCGGATGAGCAAGAAGAGAGCGACTCCGACCGCGACGATGCCGGCCGGGTTAGCTACAAAAGCTTCTGCAAGATCGAGGTGTACCGTGGCAGTGACGCTCGTGGTCATTCCACAGAAGGGGCACGGCACACCCGTCACCGCCCGGAGGGGGCACAGAACTCCAAGCTCCATCGGTATCAAGGGTCTTATGAGAGCCAGAAGCACCATCAAGCCGCCGGCGAATCGGAGGTCGCCCGCATCTATGCGGTTGGATGCCATCCACCAGCCGCGGGACCGGTGCCGGCGCAACGAATGCGCTATTGCCACGAACCGAGGATACTGAAGACGCAGGCGGACTCGCGGGATAACGGCCTACTTCGCGGCCAGCGCCACACCGTGGGCGACTGCCGCCAGATTGCTCTCGCCGAACGGGCCTGCGGCGACGGCCGACCGGAGCGCTTCGATAGGAATCACGCCGCTGTGCTCAACGACCGCGGCCAGCACCACTAGAGCTAGATCTCCTTTCCCGATCCGCCCGGGCAGGGTGGCCGGATCGAGCACCACGACCCGGGCCGGTGTATCGATAGTGGAGAATTCCGGGAGGACGTACACAACGGCATCCCCGGTCATTCGCGCCGCCCGCTTGGCCACTTTCCGATACCCATCGTCCGTCAGTACCACGAGCACGTTCGGCTGCTCGGATCCGGCGTAATCAATCGGCCGATTCGCCAGCAGGAGCCTGGAAAGGCTGTGCCCCGTCTTGACCGTGACGGGATAGTCGTCGCGTTGGGAGGCATAGAGACCGCTCTTGATCGCCGCGATGGCACCGATCCGGACGGCGGAGCGCACACGCCCACCGGCAGATCCGGCCATCTCGATCAGGAACGGGTGATCGAGTTGTGCCGTCCATTCGGAGGGGATCGGCTGTGGCCCATCCGGGGGCCGACCTAGGGATGACAGTCCGGCCTCACGAATGGCAACCGTAAACTCCGGTCGACCGTCCCGGTACAACACGCCGGTCTCGAAGCCAAGCTCTTCGAGGGTGGAATCGATGGCCCGTCTGGTGAACTGATTGGACTTGACGAAGTAGGCCGTGCACAGCTCCCAGATATCGAGCAGAGCGAACGATTCTGACAAGATGGCTTCGCTGATTCGCTCAGTCAGGTCGGTGTCGAAATTCGTGCCGCGCCAGACGTATCCGGCACCGTTGACCCCAACCGACGCGCAGATGTCGAGCGGACGTTCGGGATTCCCTCCGGGTGTCGTCGAGGTCACGGCTCCCGTCGGAGTGGTCGCCGAGTGCTGTCCGCCGGTCATTCCATAGTTGAAGTTGTTGAACACGAGCACCGTGATCCCTATGTTGCGGCGGGCGGCGTTCAGGAGATGCGTGCCGCCGATGCCGGTGCCTCCGTCACCCATCACGACAATCACCGTCAGTTCGGGTTGCGCAAGCTTGATCCCCGTTGCGTAGGTGACCGAGCGGCCGTGCAAACCATGAAAGGCACTCGTGATGAAGTACTGGTCCGAGAGGCCCGAGCATCCGATGTCGCTGACGATGACCGTTTGGGCAGGATCGACCTGCAGTTCGACCAGCGCCGCGTTCAAGTTGTCGAGAATCGACTTATGTCCGCAACCTGGGCAAAACGGGTACGGGCTGTCATTCCGGTAGCTACCCAGTGGCGTGATCGTCGTGAGGATGCTCATATCAGGACCTCGAGGAAGTCGGCAGGCGTGATGAGAGTTCCGTCATTTCGGTGCACACCGATCACCTCGGTGCCCGGGCCGGCCAGGCGCTCGATTTCCCTCCGGTATTGCCCATGATTGAGTTCGCCGATCACCACGCGGTCGTGGCCCTCGAGGATGGCCCGAATCGCCGTCTCGGGGACCGGCCAGATGCTGTGCACGGTGGCGGCCGAGACTCGTCGCCCATCCGCCCTGGCGATCCGCACGGCTTCGCGCATCGATCCGGCGGTGATCCCGTACGACAAGAAGGCGGTCGTGGCTTTCGGATCGAGGTCGGTCGCCACCAGGTCTATCTCATCCTGGTGAGCATGGATCTTGGCGACGAGGTGTTCGTTGAGGGCACCCACCGTCGCCGGGTCCTTCGAGATGAAGGCGCGTTCGTCGTGGGTCGAACCCGTGAATCGTACGATGGCCGGATCACCGTAGGTGGCGACCGCTCCGACGGCATCCGGCGGGTCGTATGAGTACGGGGGTTCGATCGATGTCTCGGCCGAACGTCGGGAGCGCGGTCGGACCTCAACTCTCTGATAGTCCTCGATGTCTACGGTCGTGGCGGTGAGATTCAGTTCTTTGTCCGTCAACAAGAACACCGGACAACGAAACCGCTCGGCCAGGTCGAATGCCTTCATCGTCAGCGTGTAGCACTCGGGAACCGTAGAAGGGGCGAGCGCGATGATTGGATAACCGCCGCCGGTTCCCCACCGGACAAACTGAATATCGCCCTGGGCGGCGGTCGTCGCACCTCCGGTGCTCGGACCCAATCGCTGTACATCGACGATCACGAGCGGGACCTCACCCATCACGGCCATTCCGATGTTCTCTGAGTAGAGACTGATGCCGGGGCCGCTGGTGGCAGTCATTGCCCTAGCGCCCGCCATCGTTGCGCCTATGCACATACCGATAGAAGAGATCTCGTCTTCGCCCTGAATCGCCACTCCCCCGCGCTTCGGCATCTCGCGGGTCATGGCGGTGAGGATTTGCGAAGCCGGAGTGATCGGATAACCGGCGAAGAAGTTGCACCCGGCGTCTACCGCCCCCCTGACGATTGCTGTGGATCCATCTGTGAGTTCTCGCACGCCCTCATTGTCATAGCAGGCCACTCGTGGAGCGTAGGGGCGAAGGGCCCGTCTCGCTATCCGGTTGCCAGAAGCGTCAGACGATCGAGGAACTCTCGCTGGGCCGGATTCAGCTTCACCCCGGCGGTCTCGAGGTCGAACCAGGCGCCTCGGTCGACCTCCGGGACCTCGACCATCAGGCCAGAACCAGGCGGCCACTGCATTGTGAATGTATTCGACTGGATCAGGTCCGGATCGAGGTCGCCCTCCACCGCCCAGGCGTGCACCACCTTTCCGGCTCTCTGCCGCACGCTGCCCAATGGCAACTCGTTTCCTCGATCCGGCATGACCCCGGTCTCTTCTGAGAACTCGCGATGGGCGGCCGACAAGCGATCCTCGGCACCGGCAAGTTCACCTTTGGGAATGCTCCACGCTCCCAGATCCTTCGTCGCCCAGAAAGGTCCTCCCGGGTGAACAAGGAAGACCTCGATCGCACCCTGCCGTCGCCGGAACAGGAGCAGTCCGGCGCTCTCTTTCATTCAGGTTGGTTTTCTTCTGCCAGGCGGATCGGCGTCTCGTTGCCTGGTCTGACACCCTCGACGCCCTCATAGAAGGATCGCAAACGATCCATATCATCTGAAACACTGCCGGAGACCCGGATCGGCGGTCCGATCGTGGCTACCCGCGCCGGCCCGTTCACCGACGCAGGAACAATCGGGACACCTGAAGCCTCTGCAATCCGATAGAAGCCAGATTTCCAGGTGGCGGCCCTTGACCGGGTTCCCTCAGGAGCGATTACCAGAATCATCGTGTCGGCTTGCTCGAAGGCTGCGGATACCTGCTCAACCAGTCCCTCCGGGCGGTTCCGATGGACCGGGATACCTCCGAGCTTGCGCATCAACCAGCCGAGGGGTCCCCAGAACAGGCTGTCCTTTCCGATGTAGCTGGCACGGCGGCCGAAATGGCCTAGAACCCCCAAAAAGACGACGAAATCGAGATTGGACGTATGAGGCGCGCCAAGAGCAACAAACTTGGGATCCGGGGGAAAGGAGCCCTCTATCCGCCATCCGCGCAAACGGAGGTACGTCTTAGCAAGCCAGTACACAACACGATGATCGCAGGAAAGCTCGGGAAATGACGAAGTGCCCCGCCATCAGGCGGGGCACTTCAGATCGAATCAGTTCGTTCAGTCGGCGACGCGGTCCCGAAGACCCTTGGCCGGCTTGAAGGTTGCGTACGTCTTGGCCGCAATGGTGATCGTCGCGCCGGTTGCCGGATTACGGCCCTGGCGCGCCGCCCGCGACTTGGTTCCAAAAGAACCGAAGCCTGAAATGGCCACCTTGCGTCCGGCGTCGAGTTCGACGGCAATGATTCCTTGACCAGGCTCGGACGAGAAAATCGCGTCGATGACCTCAACAGCCTTCGCTTGCGTCAGGTCCGTCTTCTTGGCGAGCTTCTTCGCCATCTCCGTTTTGTTCATCCACCCCTCCTAGGAGTTCGAAACTGTTGACGATCCAGCGCCGTCGTAGGAGACGATAACGAATAGTCCAGCAAAAGTGGGGGATATCGCGATATCTGAACCTACGCAATCGTGGGTCGATCTACCATCGATCCGACGCCAGCCGAGGACCTCGACCGATGATCCGACCCCTCCTGCGGATGGAACGTCCGACCGATGGCATCGGCCGGCCGCCACCGCACGGCTTCAGGATCGATCGATACGAGCGGTCGAGTCACCATGCTGCGATCCCGAACCTGTACGCGGCGGCTTTCGGCAAGGATCCCTGGCCTGATGATTGGGACGTGTTCGACGAGTTCGATCCACACGGCGTCATGGTGGCCGTCGAGGATGCAACTTGCTCGGCAGTCGGATTCGCCATCAGCTTCAAGCGCTCCGATTTCGGTTACGTCAGCGTGGTTGCGGTCGCACCTGCCTACCGGCGACGCGGCCTCGCCTCGGCGCTGGTCGGCTCGGCCGCCGCCTACCTCCGCTCACTGGGCCTGCGGTTGGTTCGGATCGACGCATGGGAAGACTCACCGCCGGCCGTGCTCACCTACGAGCGGCTCGGGTTCCTGATCTACGACCGGCGTGACGAAGTGGACGACTAGGACCAGACGACTTACTCGTCCTGGCCGGGCCGGCGCGACGACGGGGCCGACCGTGGGCGGCCCCGTCTAGTCACTCAGATTCATTCCTGAGGTGTGTCTGTCTGTCCTTTGAGCACGGCCTTGACACCACCGACCCCGGTGGCGGCGACGTCACGAACAGTGTGCACTGCGGCTTCGCCGATCTCCTCTGCTGCTTCCAGTGCGCCGGCGGCAGCAGCCGAGGCGACATCCTCGAGGCTCAGCCCGACATCCTTGGCGCCGGAAATGGCACCAGAGATCGCACCCGCGGT from Acidimicrobiia bacterium encodes:
- the ftcD gene encoding glutamate formimidoyltransferase, which gives rise to MKLIECVPNFSEGRDRTVIGEITDAVGRVEGVRLLDVDPGAATNRTVVTFVGPPEAVERAAFSAIKRASELIDMRTHHGEHPRMGATDVCPFVPLEGASMGDCIEIARRLGERVGRELAIPVFLYEHAAPEGRRSLADVRRGEYEGLQHRAQTPDFGPTYNASAGATAIGARQFLIAYNVNLNTKDRRLAHRIAQAVRELGTPQRNEDGTVQKDANGQTVFEPGRFKEVKGVGWYIDEYRRAQVSLNLTDFSESPLHLVFDACREEAAKLGLRVTGSELIGLVPRRALLAAGDHYLTAQGATTGAPEAERIQTAVLSLGLNELAPFDPNTKIIEYAFADRPGGLAGLPVASFVDELSTATPAPGGGSAAALAGALGAALSAMVASLTYAKQGMESERPEMQDLGITAQDLKDWFVSAIDRDTDAFNAVLSARRLPRSTPAETEYRLAAIAAADLGATLVPLEVLERSVDALELILTAARRGNPTSVTDAGVGGWCGLAAAEGASMNVRVNLNGLGGEHAGLLQRHDTALRKARELAAEITRSVEERL
- a CDS encoding hotdog domain-containing protein, with the translated sequence MNELVPGLSGSHQAVVAEADTAIALGSGSVPVLATPRLVAWLEAAAVAALACAIPDGSTTVGTHIDLRHTAPTAVGRQVDVVATVSSVEGRTIAFELQAQDGGKPIASGLHLRVIVDAERFLNSL
- a CDS encoding RDD family protein, whose protein sequence is MTVPAAPSGPRASFGERLIAAIIDAVVVGVATGILSRVGLFGSFIGAVVSYGYYVYLEGSPSGQTVGKRAMSIRVVGMQTGTSIGYAGAFIRVIGKIVSGIACFIGYLWMLWDPEKQTWHDKFANSVVVPVASYPVSEWPGKA
- a CDS encoding DUF2752 domain-containing protein, with product MAIAHSLRRHRSRGWWMASNRIDAGDLRFAGGLMVLLALIRPLIPMELGVLCPLRAVTGVPCPFCGMTTSVTATVHLDLAEAFVANPAGIVAVGVALFLLIRRPTSVRVSMPFVLVSLGAMWAFELSRYGFI
- a CDS encoding thiamine pyrophosphate-dependent enzyme: MSILTTITPLGSYRNDSPYPFCPGCGHKSILDNLNAALVELQVDPAQTVIVSDIGCSGLSDQYFITSAFHGLHGRSVTYATGIKLAQPELTVIVVMGDGGTGIGGTHLLNAARRNIGITVLVFNNFNYGMTGGQHSATTPTGAVTSTTPGGNPERPLDICASVGVNGAGYVWRGTNFDTDLTERISEAILSESFALLDIWELCTAYFVKSNQFTRRAIDSTLEELGFETGVLYRDGRPEFTVAIREAGLSSLGRPPDGPQPIPSEWTAQLDHPFLIEMAGSAGGRVRSAVRIGAIAAIKSGLYASQRDDYPVTVKTGHSLSRLLLANRPIDYAGSEQPNVLVVLTDDGYRKVAKRAARMTGDAVVYVLPEFSTIDTPARVVVLDPATLPGRIGKGDLALVVLAAVVEHSGVIPIEALRSAVAAGPFGESNLAAVAHGVALAAK
- a CDS encoding pyruvate flavodoxin/ferredoxin oxidoreductase, encoding MRELTDGSTAIVRGAVDAGCNFFAGYPITPASQILTAMTREMPKRGGVAIQGEDEISSIGMCIGATMAGARAMTATSGPGISLYSENIGMAVMGEVPLVIVDVQRLGPSTGGATTAAQGDIQFVRWGTGGGYPIIALAPSTVPECYTLTMKAFDLAERFRCPVFLLTDKELNLTATTVDIEDYQRVEVRPRSRRSAETSIEPPYSYDPPDAVGAVATYGDPAIVRFTGSTHDERAFISKDPATVGALNEHLVAKIHAHQDEIDLVATDLDPKATTAFLSYGITAGSMREAVRIARADGRRVSAATVHSIWPVPETAIRAILEGHDRVVIGELNHGQYRREIERLAGPGTEVIGVHRNDGTLITPADFLEVLI
- a CDS encoding NUDIX domain-containing protein codes for the protein MKESAGLLLFRRRQGAIEVFLVHPGGPFWATKDLGAWSIPKGELAGAEDRLSAAHREFSEETGVMPDRGNELPLGSVRQRAGKVVHAWAVEGDLDPDLIQSNTFTMQWPPGSGLMVEVPEVDRGAWFDLETAGVKLNPAQREFLDRLTLLATG
- a CDS encoding lysophospholipid acyltransferase family protein, translating into MYWLAKTYLRLRGWRIEGSFPPDPKFVALGAPHTSNLDFVVFLGVLGHFGRRASYIGKDSLFWGPLGWLMRKLGGIPVHRNRPEGLVEQVSAAFEQADTMILVIAPEGTRSRAATWKSGFYRIAEASGVPIVPASVNGPARVATIGPPIRVSGSVSDDMDRLRSFYEGVEGVRPGNETPIRLAEENQPE
- a CDS encoding HU family DNA-binding protein; translation: MNKTEMAKKLAKKTDLTQAKAVEVIDAIFSSEPGQGIIAVELDAGRKVAISGFGSFGTKSRAARQGRNPATGATITIAAKTYATFKPAKGLRDRVAD
- a CDS encoding GNAT family N-acetyltransferase, encoding MIRPLLRMERPTDGIGRPPPHGFRIDRYERSSHHAAIPNLYAAAFGKDPWPDDWDVFDEFDPHGVMVAVEDATCSAVGFAISFKRSDFGYVSVVAVAPAYRRRGLASALVGSAAAYLRSLGLRLVRIDAWEDSPPAVLTYERLGFLIYDRRDEVDD